From uncultured Desulfobacter sp.:
ATTCAGTATACCGCATATCTGGCTTTCTATTATTGAAGAAAGCTCTATTTGTGAGCAGCTCAAGGACTGTAGTGGATCCCAAGGTTTGAAGTCAGCGATTGCTTTTGTGGCTCAGGAACGTTTTATTTCCATTATCAAGGACTAAAAACCTGTATTGGCCAATAGGAATTTAAAATTTTTCAAGGATCTAATGCCTGACACCCTGACCGAACCCATAGGCTCCCTTTCCATCGCTCCAATAACCCTGGATGGAAAACTTGTGGGCAATATTAACCAGGCAGATATCGGTGCTTACCGTTTGAGCCCGGCATTGACACCTCTCTATTAGAACAACTGGCACAAAAAGTATCCCTTTGCCTGTCCAATGTCGCCACCCATGAGCAGTTGAAATTTCTGGCCTATCATGACCCTTTGACAGGTCTGTTTAACCGGAAAATTTTTGAACGCATCATTGACCGGGAATTTTCAAGGGTAAAACGTTATAAGGCCCATGATCGGAATAAAACCTTCCAAAATATGGTTTAAATTTTTCATTCGTATTCAAGGTGTTATCATGGGAGCATATTGGAATATGTGCTCATTGTCACAACGAAGAAGACGTGGGCTTAATATCGCACTTTCACTTATTTCCCTTGATTTCGATAATTTTAAAAGGATCAACGATACCAGACACAGTCTCGGCGATAAAGCCCTGTGCTTTCTTGCAGAGGCCCTAAACAGCCTAAAACGGGAACAGGATATCGTTGCTCGGCTTGCCGGGGATGAATTTGTCGTGATGTTAGCTTCCACAGAAAAAAAACTGTGCAGCCCAATTCATCAAACGAATTAATGCATATTTTGACACCAATCCTCTGGTTTTCGGTGAATATACGTTTAACATCCGAATGAGCCATGGCACCTCAAGCCTGTCCGATGCAGACGTATATAGTCCATCTGGACTACTTAAAACAGCAGATTCAAAAATGTACCAGCATAAATCCGTAAAAAAGAAACGCTGATATAGAATTTATTTTCAGGATACCGGCATCTTCGCCACCTTGCACGAAAAATCTTTTCTTTTCCAATTATTATGGCTTTTTCAAGCGGTTTATATTAGACTTTTCTCAATGAAATAATTCAGCTTAAAGGATTCGCCACAGCCATTGATAACAATATCTAAAATCAGGAATCTTAAATTCAGGAACAAACTTCTGCTTTCCTTTGTCATCGTTTTTGTTCCGTTAATTCTCATATCCAAAATACTGATCTTTATTCAAAGTCAGAAACTGGACGAAATTTTCACACAATTAAGCACGTTTTACATATTAATCGCGCTGGATATTTTATTTTTCCTTCCGGCTTTGGTGTGCCTGGCCTATCTGCTGTCACGATCCGTCACCAAACCACTGGAAAATTTTACACATAGTCTGGACAACTGTAAAGACGGTGATTTCAGTATTCGCCTGGACTATAATGCAAAAGATGAGGTTGGGGATCTTGCCCGGCATTTCAATGCGTTCATGACCCGTATGGAAAAACATCATGACCAGAAAAATCACCAAAGTCAGAAAACCATTGATTCCCAAGACGCCCTTAAAGAAGCAGAAAAAGAACGTCGCAAGCTTCTGGTCCAATTACAAAAGGCACAAAAAATGGAAGCAATCGGCACCCTGTCCGGAGGGATTGCCCATGATTTTAATAATATTTTGTCCAGTATTTTCGGTTATGCCCAACTGGCCCAGATGAGCGGGGAGAACCAAGAAAAACTGAGCAATCACATGAACCAGATTCTTAAAGGAGCCCAGCGTGCTGCTGAGCTTGTTGAACAAATTCTAACCTTCAGCCGCCAGACGGAACACGAAAAGAACCCGTTAAAACTGCACCTTGTGGTTAAAGAAGCGCTTAAGCTTCTCAGATCTTCCATACCCTCTACCATTGAAATGGTAACCCGGGTGGAAACAATAGACATGGTTAATGCAGACCCCACCCAGATACATCAGATGATCATGAACCTGTGCACAAACGCCTATCATGCCATGATGACATCCGGTGGGACTTTGACGGTGAGCCTGGCCACAGTTGATCAGATTCAGCCTGAACATCAGAGCAAAGACTATTTTCAGCCCGGCCCATTTCTAAAACTAACAGTTGAAGATACCGGCCACGGCATGAATCAGGAAGCCATTGAAAAGGCATTTGATCCCTTTTTTACAACGAAAAAGGCAGGACAGGGAACTGGGTTAGGACTTGCCATGGTCAGGAGCATTGTTGAAGACCATAAAGGTCTTTCATACATTAAAAGTATTGTAGGACAAGGAACCTCATTTTTCGTTTA
This genomic window contains:
- a CDS encoding response regulator; translation: MITISKIRNLKFRNKLLLSFVIVFVPLILISKILIFIQSQKLDEIFTQLSTFYILIALDILFFLPALVCLAYLLSRSVTKPLENFTHSLDNCKDGDFSIRLDYNAKDEVGDLARHFNAFMTRMEKHHDQKNHQSQKTIDSQDALKEAEKERRKLLVQLQKAQKMEAIGTLSGGIAHDFNNILSSIFGYAQLAQMSGENQEKLSNHMNQILKGAQRAAELVEQILTFSRQTEHEKNPLKLHLVVKEALKLLRSSIPSTIEMVTRVETIDMVNADPTQIHQMIMNLCTNAYHAMMTSGGTLTVSLATVDQIQPEHQSKDYFQPGPFLKLTVEDTGHGMNQEAIEKAFDPFFTTKKAGQGTGLGLAMVRSIVEDHKGLSYIKSIVGQGTSFFVYLPVVTKSGSSAGSLTGNDASLKSGKETIMIVDDEPDILALIEELLNKFGYSPHPFNNGESALNAYQDGSTNFDMVITDMTMPRMTGIALAEAILSKNKNMPIILCSGYNETITRSEVKAMGIQAFLEKPLDTYQLLSTMRTLFDK
- a CDS encoding diguanylate cyclase, encoding MGAYWNMCSLSQRRRRGLNIALSLISLDFDNFKRINDTRHSLGDKALCFLAEALNSLKREQDIVARLAGDEFVVMLASTEKKLCSPIHQTN